The following nucleotide sequence is from Gemmatimonadales bacterium.
AACGCCCCGGTGTACCCGGCCGCAGCCGCCGCGGCCGCCGCAGCCTTTGATGCGAGCCCGTACGGATACGTGAGCCAGGGCAGCGTCGCCTCCGGAAACTTCGCGCGGAGCCACGCGAGCGACGAATCGAGCTGGCGAGCGAGGTCATCGCCGCCGACGGCGGCGAGGTTCGGATGATCCCACGTGTGCGATGCCAGCGTGCAGCCGGGAATGCGCACGAGCGCGGCGAGCGCCGCCTCGCTCGCGCTGCGCGCCCAGCCGGCCACCTTGCTCTCGGCGGCCGCGCAGCCCGTCCGGGCGCGAACCGCGTCATCCCGGCCGCCACATTCGGTGAGCAACGCCTCCCGCAGCGTTGCGGGCATGCCGTCCAGGGCTCCGCCGGCCACGTCGTCCCACCAGAAGCTCCGACCGCCGAGCAGGCCGGGCGCCACGAAGAACGTGGCCGGGAGGCCGCGCCGGCTGAGCTCGTCGGCGCCCTCGGTCACGGCGCCGAGGTAGGCATCGTCGAAGGTGACTGCGGCGCGGGGGCGCGCGCGAGCCGGCGGGCGGAACAGGTCCGCCAGTGGGACGACGTCGCAGGCGCGCGCGAGCTGCTCGAGCTGCGCGGCGAATTCCGCCCGCGGCAGGTGCAGCGCGCGCTCGCCGGGGGGGGCCTCATCGTGCGGGATGATGTTGTGGTACGCGAGCACGAGCGCACGGCTCCGCGTCCGCCGCCGATTCAGCGCGGCGGGACCGCCGTGCAGGAGCGCCGACTCGAGCGCCGCCTTTAGCGTTCCGCGCATCGAGGCACGCCCCACGGCTATTCGGTCACGCGATAGACGTCGGCGTACCAGTCGCCGAACGGCCGGCCGCCGAGCGGTTCCAGCCGCCCCTTCAGGTATTCGGCAAGTGAGCGCGCGCGGAGCGTCGGGAGCGGACCATTGGGAAGAGCTTCGGGGGAGAGTGTGACGAGCCCGGTCGGGCGGCGCCCGTCGTGGGTGAGGATCGCGATGGTGCCGGGTCCCGTGAGGCTCGCGGCGAACCGCGAGTTGCCCGGCTCGAGGCCCAGCTCGCGCACGGTGTTCCAGAGCGGGTGCGTTGCATCCAGCACGACATCGGTTTCGCCGCCGATCACGAGATAGGCATAGCCCAGGTGCCCGAGCCACGAGGGCCGCGCCCGGGCGAGCCACCGGCGAACGGCACCGGTGCCCGGGGCAAACGCGCGGGTCCAGCGGCTCCGCCAGAGCAGCGCGTAGCTCGCACGGTCGCGCGGGTCCATGATGAAGTCGTAG
It contains:
- a CDS encoding polysaccharide deacetylase family protein; protein product: MRGTLKAALESALLHGGPAALNRRRTRSRALVLAYHNIIPHDEAPPGERALHLPRAEFAAQLEQLARACDVVPLADLFRPPARARPRAAVTFDDAYLGAVTEGADELSRRGLPATFFVAPGLLGGRSFWWDDVAGGALDGMPATLREALLTECGGRDDAVRARTGCAAAESKVAGWARSASEAALAALVRIPGCTLASHTWDHPNLAAVGGDDLARQLDSSLAWLRAKFPEATLPWLTYPYGLASKAAAAAAAAAGYTGAFRVDGGWLDPERGPGFTLPRLNVPANLTRRGFALRLAGLLCR